The Geobacter sp. AOG2 genome includes a window with the following:
- the pstA gene encoding phosphate ABC transporter permease PstA, giving the protein MNLRSIAARKASNLVATALMGTATVLVLLPLVIIFYHIIKMGVSSVNPAFFTNIPQPPGEAGGGMANGIAGSAIMIGMASLLGLPVGIFGAVYLTEYGNGKLATAIRFCADVLSGIPSIITGMVAYSMLVVPLKGFSALAGSFALSLIMVPIVLRTTEEQLKMVPATLREASLALGVPLWRTSIKVTLRSAMTGVITGVLLAIARVAGETAPLLFTALGNHFWSKKLTEPMAALPLQIFNFAISPYEDWHRLAWAGALVLVVLMFGLSLAARWVGRSKHS; this is encoded by the coding sequence ATGAACCTGCGTTCGATCGCCGCCCGAAAGGCGTCCAACCTGGTGGCCACCGCGTTGATGGGAACGGCAACGGTCCTGGTGCTTTTGCCGTTGGTTATCATCTTCTACCACATCATCAAGATGGGTGTCAGTTCCGTCAACCCGGCATTTTTCACCAACATCCCCCAGCCTCCGGGCGAGGCGGGCGGAGGCATGGCCAACGGCATCGCCGGTTCCGCCATCATGATCGGCATGGCGTCGCTCCTGGGGCTGCCGGTCGGCATCTTCGGCGCGGTCTACCTGACGGAATACGGCAACGGCAAGCTCGCCACCGCGATCCGTTTCTGCGCCGACGTCCTGTCCGGCATCCCTTCGATCATTACCGGGATGGTGGCCTACAGCATGCTGGTCGTGCCGCTGAAAGGGTTTTCGGCCCTGGCCGGTTCCTTCGCGCTGTCGCTCATCATGGTCCCCATCGTGCTGCGCACCACCGAGGAACAGCTCAAGATGGTGCCGGCAACGCTGCGCGAGGCGTCCCTGGCCCTGGGGGTACCGCTCTGGCGCACCAGTATCAAGGTCACCCTGCGAAGCGCCATGACCGGCGTCATCACCGGCGTTCTGCTGGCCATCGCCCGCGTGGCCGGGGAAACGGCGCCGCTGCTCTTTACGGCTCTGGGCAACCATTTCTGGAGCAAAAAGCTTACCGAACCCATGGCCGCCCTGCCGTTGCAGATCTTCAATTTCGCCATATCGCCGTACGAGGATTGGCACCGTCTGGCCTGGGCCGGCGCGCTGGTGCTGGTGGTACTGATGTTCGGCCTGAGCCTGGCGGCTCGCTGGGTCGGCAGAAGCAAACACTCCTGA
- a CDS encoding type II toxin-antitoxin system VapC family toxin, giving the protein MITLDTNVWVRYLTNDDELQARRAMKLLEQADAVFLPKTVLLELEWVLRAAYGIKPAVIHTSLLHILGLPMVIAESAGQVTAALDFHAQGFDFADALHLASGDATEALYTFDERFVRKGKGATPQVLVVPGK; this is encoded by the coding sequence ATGATTACCCTCGATACCAACGTCTGGGTGCGCTACCTGACCAACGACGACGAGCTTCAGGCCCGCCGCGCCATGAAGCTTCTGGAACAGGCGGACGCCGTGTTTCTGCCCAAGACCGTGCTGCTGGAACTGGAGTGGGTGTTGCGGGCGGCATACGGGATAAAGCCGGCCGTCATACACACATCATTGCTGCACATCCTGGGGCTGCCCATGGTGATTGCCGAGTCTGCCGGGCAGGTGACTGCCGCACTTGATTTCCACGCGCAGGGCTTCGATTTCGCCGATGCCTTGCACCTGGCCTCCGGCGATGCAACGGAAGCACTCTATACCTTTGACGAGCGCTTTGTCCGCAAGGGCAAGGGGGCGACGCCGCAGGTCTTGGTGGTTCCGGGGAAATAG
- a CDS encoding HigA family addiction module antitoxin has protein sequence MREYLDPIHPGEILLEDFLKPMGISINKLAREIDVPPGRISTIVNGKRSITADTALRLGAYFGVSPELWLNLQADYDLRVARRTVKLHIVPLKLAA, from the coding sequence ATGAGAGAATACCTTGATCCCATACACCCCGGCGAGATTTTGCTGGAAGATTTTTTAAAGCCGATGGGGATCAGCATCAACAAGCTGGCGCGTGAAATTGACGTACCGCCGGGGCGGATAAGCACCATTGTCAACGGCAAACGATCCATTACTGCCGATACTGCATTGCGCTTGGGAGCTTACTTCGGGGTGTCACCGGAGTTGTGGTTGAATCTCCAGGCTGATTATGATCTGCGGGTTGCTCGACGAACGGTCAAATTGCACATCGTACCGCTGAAGCTTGCTGCATAA
- the phoU gene encoding phosphate signaling complex protein PhoU produces MEREHFSATFDAELDELRTMLLAMGGKVEMMISGSVKALVDRDTPLAERIVAMDHEVNHLEVTIDEKCLELLALRQPIARDLRFITLALKIVTDLERIGDKCANIAKRSSELNQEPPLKPYIDIPRMAHWTETMVKEALDAFVRSDADLAIKVCKDDNFVDEINEQIQRELLTFMLEDANAISRSIKLNYVAKSLERIADHATNIAEMVIFMVKGKDIRHTIA; encoded by the coding sequence ATGGAACGTGAACACTTCAGTGCAACATTCGACGCAGAGCTGGATGAACTGCGGACCATGCTCCTTGCCATGGGAGGCAAGGTGGAGATGATGATCTCCGGGTCGGTCAAGGCGCTTGTGGACCGGGATACCCCCCTGGCCGAGCGGATCGTCGCCATGGACCACGAGGTGAACCACCTGGAGGTCACCATCGACGAGAAGTGCCTGGAGCTTTTGGCGCTGCGCCAGCCGATCGCCCGCGACCTGCGCTTCATCACCCTGGCCCTCAAGATCGTCACCGACCTGGAGCGGATCGGCGACAAGTGCGCCAACATTGCCAAGCGTTCCAGCGAGCTGAACCAGGAACCGCCGCTCAAGCCGTACATCGACATCCCCCGCATGGCCCACTGGACCGAGACGATGGTCAAGGAGGCCCTGGACGCCTTCGTGCGCAGCGATGCCGATCTGGCCATCAAGGTCTGCAAGGACGACAACTTCGTGGACGAGATCAACGAGCAGATCCAGCGGGAACTCCTGACCTTCATGCTGGAGGATGCCAACGCCATCTCCCGTTCCATCAAGCTCAACTACGTGGCCAAATCCCTGGAGCGCATCGCCGACCACGCCACCAACATCGCCGAGATGGTGATCTTCATGGTCAAGGGGAAGGATATTCGGCATACTATTGCCTGA
- a CDS encoding type II toxin-antitoxin system RelE/ParE family toxin, with amino-acid sequence MIKSFHDKDTDVLFDDRLVKRFQAFERPARRKLMYLHRARTLQDLLVPPGNRLEALSGNRDGQYSIRINDQWRICFTWLDGDAYDVEIVDYH; translated from the coding sequence ATGATAAAGAGTTTCCACGACAAAGACACCGATGTGCTCTTTGATGACCGGCTGGTAAAGCGTTTTCAGGCTTTTGAGAGACCAGCGCGGCGGAAGCTGATGTACCTGCACAGAGCAAGGACGTTGCAGGATTTGCTTGTACCACCCGGTAACAGGTTGGAGGCCCTGAGCGGCAACCGTGACGGTCAATACAGCATACGCATCAATGATCAATGGCGTATCTGCTTCACATGGCTCGACGGCGACGCATATGATGTCGAAATCGTGGATTACCACTGA
- the pstB gene encoding phosphate ABC transporter ATP-binding protein PstB, translating to MNCKLSIRDLNIHFGENHAVKNAAMEVAENSVTAIIGPSGCGKSTVLRSINRMHDLTPSARVTGTIMLDDTDIYGRGVDPVTIRRRVGMVFQKPNPFPAMSIYDNVIAGYKLNGVLKKGDADEIVESSLKRVALWDEVKDRLRTGAVELSGGQQQRLCIARTIAVKPEVILMDEPASALDPISTLKIEELIEELKSKYTIVIVTHNMQQAARVSDVTAFFYLGELVEIGDTRKVFTNPEKKQTEDYITGRFG from the coding sequence ATGAATTGCAAACTATCCATACGTGACCTTAACATCCACTTCGGCGAGAACCACGCCGTCAAAAATGCCGCCATGGAGGTCGCCGAGAACAGCGTGACCGCCATCATCGGCCCGTCGGGCTGCGGCAAGTCCACGGTTTTGCGCAGCATCAACCGGATGCACGACCTGACGCCGTCCGCGCGGGTGACCGGCACCATCATGCTGGACGACACCGACATCTACGGCCGCGGCGTGGACCCGGTCACGATCCGCCGCCGGGTCGGCATGGTCTTCCAGAAACCCAACCCCTTTCCGGCCATGTCCATCTACGACAACGTGATCGCCGGCTACAAACTGAACGGCGTGCTGAAAAAGGGCGATGCCGACGAGATCGTCGAGTCGAGCCTGAAGCGGGTCGCCCTGTGGGACGAGGTAAAAGACCGCCTGCGCACCGGGGCCGTGGAACTGTCGGGGGGGCAGCAGCAGCGCCTCTGCATCGCCCGGACCATCGCCGTCAAACCGGAAGTGATCCTGATGGACGAGCCCGCCTCGGCGCTGGACCCCATCTCGACACTCAAGATAGAAGAGTTGATCGAAGAACTGAAATCGAAGTATACTATTGTCATCGTCACCCACAACATGCAGCAGGCGGCGCGGGTATCGGATGTGACCGCTTTCTTCTACCTGGGCGAACTGGTCGAGATCGGCGATACGCGAAAGGTCTTCACCAATCCCGAGAAAAAACAGACCGAAGACTATATCACGGGGAGATTCGGCTAA
- a CDS encoding AbrB/MazE/SpoVT family DNA-binding domain-containing protein, with amino-acid sequence METTLLSSKGQVIIPKTIRSSHHWQPGTRFVVEDVQGGVLLKPLNVFPATDLESGLGCTGYKGPAKSLDEMQAAIDDELARIWRKGRR; translated from the coding sequence ATGGAAACGACACTGCTGTCAAGCAAGGGTCAGGTGATCATTCCCAAAACCATTCGTTCCAGCCATCACTGGCAGCCGGGAACGCGCTTTGTCGTCGAAGATGTGCAGGGCGGCGTTTTGCTCAAGCCGTTGAACGTGTTTCCCGCCACCGATCTGGAGAGCGGTCTTGGCTGCACCGGTTATAAAGGCCCGGCGAAAAGTCTTGACGAGATGCAGGCGGCAATCGATGACGAGCTGGCGCGCATCTGGCGCAAGGGGCGGCGTTGA